Proteins encoded within one genomic window of Microtus ochrogaster isolate Prairie Vole_2 linkage group LG4, MicOch1.0, whole genome shotgun sequence:
- the Rab17 gene encoding ras-related protein Rab-17 — MAQAGGLPQASTASGQPYVSKLVLLGSSSVGKTSLVLRYIKQDFNSVLPTVGCAFFTKVVDVGSSSLKLEIWDTAGQEKYHSVCHLYFRGANAALLVYDITRKDSFHQAQQWLEDLEKEFQPGEVVVMLVGNKTDLGEERQVSFQEGKEFAESKSLLFMETSVKQNYQVSEVFDTIARELLQRAGDRGSSSPQDGEAVVLNQGPAAKQRQCCA; from the exons ATGGCACAGGCTGGTGGGCTGCCGCAGGCCAGCACTGCTTCTGGCCAGCCCTACGTGAGCAAGTTGGTTCTGCTCGGAAGCAGCTCTGTgggcaagaccagcctggtccttCGCTACATCAAGCAGGACTTCAACAGCGTCTTGCCGACTGTGGGTT GTGCGTTCTTCACGAAGGTGGTGGATGTGGGCTCTTCATCTCTGAAGCTTGAGATTTGGGACACGGCTGGCCAGGAGAAGTACCACAGCGTCTGCCACCTCTACTTCAGGGGTGCCAATGCTGCGCTCTTGGTGTATGACATCACTCGCAAG gATTCCTTTCACCAGGCCCAGCAATGGCTGGAGGACCTGGAGAAGGAGTTCCAGCCAGGAGAAGTGGTGGTGATGCTGGTTGGCAACAAAACCGACCTCGGCGAGGAGCGCCAAGTGTCCTTCCAG gaagggaaggaatTTGCGGAGAGCAAAAGCCTGCTCTTTATGGAAACCTCAGTCAAGCAGAACTACCAGGTGTCTGAGGTCTTTGATACCATTG CCCGGGAGTTACTGCAGAGAGCAGGAGACAGGGGGAGCAGCAGCCCACAGGACGGTGAGGCTGTGGTTCTGAACCAGGGACCTGCTGCCAAGCAGCGCCAGTGTTGCGCATGA
- the Prlh gene encoding prolactin-releasing peptide: MASLRAWLLCLLLLALVLPGASSRAHQHSMETRTPDINPAWYTGRGIRPVGRFGRRRAALRDVTVPGLRCRLSCLPLEGGAKFSQHG; the protein is encoded by the exons atggcatctctgagggCATGGCTCCTATGCCTGCTGCTCTTAGCCTTGGTCCTGCCAGGAGCTTCCAGCCGAGCCCACCAGCACTCCATGGAGACACGCA CACCTGACATCAATCCAGCCTGGTACACAGGCCGTGGGATCAGGCCCGTGGGCCGCTTCGGCAGGAGGAGGGCAGCCCTGAGGGATGTCACTGTACCTGGCCTGCGGTGCCGGCTAAGCTGCCTCCCGTTGGAGGGGGGCGCCAAGTTCTCTCAGCATGGATGA